A single Trachemys scripta elegans isolate TJP31775 chromosome 20, CAS_Tse_1.0, whole genome shotgun sequence DNA region contains:
- the LOC117868379 gene encoding probable small intestine urate exporter isoform X3 — translation MACLSRDSLFVPNLNSWHPCRNEFPHPILKNKRRFLLLLHLSCGDAPGRRTRCQLCLQERMQQSAENAEAEACPESDQEDASPLLNQQLSFGKGLCSARYSLALILHFSLFMVYSLRVNLSIAIVAMTNGTNPGSLPNNSTDVCPNRSHAQPNDSHREFAQEAPVYDWSAKTQGVILSAFFYGYLFTQLLGGYWSGMFGGKLVLGYGLLSTSALTLLVPLAASLGAPYLIGLQALLGMAEGVIFPAQYTLWAKWAPPLERSRLMNLAEAGCTFGTFITFPAAGIICQYLGWPYIFFIFAHDGGPLACVAAAQVVSTLWMRALRAVGLAPFILKYKSIGINKVQNVLVGRAPPAALNRKECSTTSVSLSMAFAIHHHIEGSVTGQISHSPPPHSPHTHKGTVPQILPRPALPSFSH, via the exons AAGTTGTGGAGACGCTCCCGGGAGGAGGACTAGATGTCAGCTTTGCTTACAGGAGAGAATGCAGCAAAGCGCTGAGAACGCCGAGGCAGAGGCCTGCCCAGAGTCAGATCAGGAAGATGCTTCCCCTCTGCTCAACCAACAGTTATCATTTGGGAAAG GCCTCTGCTCAGCTCGCTACAGCCTGGCTCTCATCCTGCACTTCTCCCTCTTCATGGTGTATTCACTCCGGGTCAATCTCAGTATCGCCATCGTAGCCATGACGAACGGCACCAACCCGGGCAGCCTGCCCAATAACTCCACGGACGTGTGTCCCAATCGCTCCCACGCTCAGCCCAATGACTCCCACCGAGAATTCGCCCAAGAA GCCCCCGTGTACGACTGGAGCGCTAAGACCCAGGGCGTCATCCTCAGTGCCTTCTTCTACGGCTACCTCTTCACCCAGCTCCTCGGCGGATACTGGTCGGGAATGTTCGGAGGGAAGCTAGTGTTGGGCTACGGGCTGCTCTCTACCTCGGCTCTCACCCTTCTCGTGCCGCTGGCAGCTAGCCTGGGAGCACCGTACCTCATTGGGCTGCAGGCACTGCTGGGCATGGCAGAG GGAGTGATATTTCCAGCCCAATACACGCTTTGGGCAAAATGGGCTCCCCCCTTGGAACGCAGCAGGCTCATGAACCTCGCTGAAGCTG GATGCACTTTTGGGACCTTCATCACCTTCCCTGCAGCTGGGATCATCTGCCAGTACCTGGGGTGGCCTTACATCTTCTTCATCTTCG CTCATGATGGAGGTCCGTTGGCTTGTGTTGCTGCTGCCCAAGTTGTGTCTACTCTGTGGATGAGAGCTCTCAGGGCTGTTGGGCTGGCACCTTTCATTTTAAAGTATAAGAGTATAGGCATCAATAAGGTACAGAATGTGTTAGTCGGCAGAGCCCCTCCAGCTGCCTTGAACAGGAAGGAATGTTCCACCACCTCAGTCTCTCTGTCTATGGCATTTGCAATACACCATCATATTGAGGGGTCTGTGACTGGGCAGatttcccactccccccctccaCACAGCCCACACACACATAAAGGGACAGTGCCCCAAATTCTCCCCcgtccagcacttccttccttcTCACACTAA
- the LOC117868379 gene encoding sodium-dependent phosphate transport protein 3-like isoform X2, with amino-acid sequence MQQSAENAEAEACPESDQEDASPLLNQQLSFGKGLCSARYSLALILHFSLFMVYSLRVNLSIAIVAMTNGTNPGSLPNNSTDVCPNRSHAQPNDSHREFAQEAPVYDWSAKTQGVILSAFFYGYLFTQLLGGYWSGMFGGKLVLGYGLLSTSALTLLVPLAASLGAPYLIGLQALLGMAEGVIFPAQYTLWAKWAPPLERSRLMNLAEAGCTFGTFITFPAAGIICQYLGWPYIFFIFGGIGCVWCVFWFLLVYEDPSCHPRISAGEKEYIVSSLANQGSSHGRSLPLLAMMKSLPLWAIAVAYFCNDWLFYTLLTSMPTYMSDVLHFDIRENGLLSALPYVGNWLGTIVSGLLADFLLSKHMFSTATVRKLFSVLGMLLPAISLVAVSYVGCDYTAAVVFLTLSMTVISMCGAGFNINQIDIAPRYAGFLLGVTNTFGTVSGIIAPTAVGFLTSQDLLTGWRNVFFVSAALNLFGLLFYVTFGSGTIQDWAREDTALQ; translated from the exons ATGCAGCAAAGCGCTGAGAACGCCGAGGCAGAGGCCTGCCCAGAGTCAGATCAGGAAGATGCTTCCCCTCTGCTCAACCAACAGTTATCATTTGGGAAAG GCCTCTGCTCAGCTCGCTACAGCCTGGCTCTCATCCTGCACTTCTCCCTCTTCATGGTGTATTCACTCCGGGTCAATCTCAGTATCGCCATCGTAGCCATGACGAACGGCACCAACCCGGGCAGCCTGCCCAATAACTCCACGGACGTGTGTCCCAATCGCTCCCACGCTCAGCCCAATGACTCCCACCGAGAATTCGCCCAAGAA GCCCCCGTGTACGACTGGAGCGCTAAGACCCAGGGCGTCATCCTCAGTGCCTTCTTCTACGGCTACCTCTTCACCCAGCTCCTCGGCGGATACTGGTCGGGAATGTTCGGAGGGAAGCTAGTGTTGGGCTACGGGCTGCTCTCTACCTCGGCTCTCACCCTTCTCGTGCCGCTGGCAGCTAGCCTGGGAGCACCGTACCTCATTGGGCTGCAGGCACTGCTGGGCATGGCAGAG GGAGTGATATTTCCAGCCCAATACACGCTTTGGGCAAAATGGGCTCCCCCCTTGGAACGCAGCAGGCTCATGAACCTCGCTGAAGCTG GATGCACTTTTGGGACCTTCATCACCTTCCCTGCAGCTGGGATCATCTGCCAGTACCTGGGGTGGCCTTACATCTTCTTCATCTTCG GTGGCATTGGCTGCGTTTGGTGTGTGTTCTGGTTCCTTCTCGTTTATGAAGATCCTTCATGTCACCCTCGTATTAGTGCTGGCGAGAAGGAGTACATTGTGTCATCACTGGCTAATCAG GGCAGCTCTCACGGACGCTCCCTTCCACTCCTGGCCATGATGAAATCACTGCCTCTTTGGGCCATCGCAGTCGCCTATTTCTGCAATGACTGGCTGTTCTACACGCTGCTGACGTCAATGCCAACGTACATGAGTGACGTGCTCCACTTTGACATCAGAGAG AATGGGCTTCTCTCTGCACTTCCTTATGTTGGGAACTGGCTGGGTACCATCGTGTCGGGGCTGCTGGCAGACTTCCTCCTGTCCAAGCACATGTTCAGCACAGCAACGGTTCGGAAGCTCTTCTCGGTGCTGG GGATGTTGCTCCCAGCCATCTCCCTGGTGGCCGTGTCCTACGTCGGCTGCGATTACACGGCAGCTGTGGTCTTTCTGACATTGTCCATGACAGTAATCAGCATGTGTGGGGCTGGCTTCAACATTAACCAGATCGACATTGCTCCCAG atACGCTGGGTTTCTGCTGGGAGTCACAAACACCTTCGGAACGGTCTCAGGAATAATTGCTCCCACTGCAGTTGGGTTCCTCACCAGCCAG GACCTCCTGACTGGCTGGAGGAATGTCTTCTTCGTGTCAGCGGCCCTAAATCTCTTTGGCCTGCTGTTCTATGTAACCTTTGGCAGTGGAACTATCCAGGACTGGGCTAGAGAGGATACTGCTCTCCAATGA
- the LOC117868382 gene encoding cyclic GMP-AMP synthase-like, whose product MAGPTLSASSPPLNVTPAKNCRVWKGLQKKGRASRSKEPGDTERTASQRALSPLEAAESSNLRARKQWNLDTLGSHPPETSQQLWSLGTQSRWKVELDKLHREAAGDLGQVYSQDASADLSEKPGTSAAMRTFQDWKKDNLTRIKERAKSLRLKQLDVANAVDLLHAFFRQFFSYLNECPERPYFRDVRELTSGSSYQVTRRGRPLHPNNFDVLLSLPIPDYIQYAEVEGYDGLFYTLTLLRKSRSFPAAFLLEDGQTVSPGSIMAEFRQHLDQFIKVFYSVPFPGWQMRLERKKQNSPAVPLVMVDNRGDTFMSIDLVLALEISGQWPSSNDEGMDVKQLLGEKEPYLRKTLYFIAKQAPGQDNKETWKMSFSHVEKEILKSHTSTRKCQMTTCHRPECLQMLESLLGALKTEHPLELAPLSSYHAETSFFHTLLEWKQAQDGNPSSIAHCFERVRANFIQQVASAHLPHFFIPKCNLFGTKFFPPNNLKFLLECLREKQKKKPSAAVSRKKKVTAPPLLAAAMSWPLMITVGLMVLVSIGLSHFRS is encoded by the exons ATGGCAGGTCCGACTCTAAGTGCAAGCTCTCCGCCCCTCAATGTTACGCCTGCCAAGAACTGTAGGGTATGGAAGGGTCTTCAGAAGAAGGGCAGAGCCAGCAGAAGCAAAGAGCCAGGAGACACAGAGAGAACAGCCAGCCAGCGAGCCCTGTCCCCATTGGAAGCAGCCGAATCTTCAAACCTCAGGGCAAGGAAGCAGTGGAACCTAGACACTTTAGGCTCCCATCCTCCAGAGACCTCCCAGCAGCTCTGGAGCCTTGGCACCCAGAGCAGATGGAAGGTGGAGTTGGACAAGCTCCACAGGGAAGCTGCAG GAGACCTGGGGCAGGTCTATTCCCAAGATGCCTCCGCTGATCTGAGTGAGAAACCAGGGACCTCAGCTGCAATGCGAACCTTTCAAGACTGGAAGAAAGACAACCTCACCCGGATTAAAGAGAGGGCAAAGTCCCTCCGCCTGAAACAGCTGGATGTGGCCAACGCAGTCGATCTTCTCCATGCCTTCTTCCGCCAGTTCTTTAGCTACCTGAATGAGTGTCCCGAGAGACCCTACTTCAGGGATGTGAGAGAACTGACATCGGGGAGCAGCTACCAGGTAACAAGGAGAGGGAGG CCCTTGCACCCGAATAACTTTGACGTGCTGCTGAGCCTGCCGATTCCAGATTATATTCAGTACGCTGAGGTGGAGGGGTACGATGGGCTCTTCTACACCCTGACTCTGCTGAGAAAGTCCCGCAGCTTTCCAGCCGCCTTCCTGCTGGAGGACGGGCAGACTGTGTCCCCAGGGAGCATCATGGCGGAGTTCCGGCAGCACTTGGATCAGTTCATCAAAGTGTTCTACTCAG TGCCTTTTCCTGGATGGCAGATGAGGCTGGAGAGGAAAAAGCAGAACAGCCCAGCAGTGCCCCTAGTGATGGTGGACAACCGAGGTGACACATTCATGTCTATTGACCTGGTCCTTGCTCTGGAGATCTCTGGCCAATGGCCCAGTTCAAATGACGAAGGGATGGATGTCAAGCAGTTGTTGGGGGAGAAGGAGCCATATCTGAGGAAGACCCTCTATTTCATTGCTAAACAGGCCCCTGGTCAAGATAACAAAG AGACCTGGAAAATGTCTTTCTCTCATGTGGAAAAGGAGATTTTGAAAAGCCACACCAGCACCCGGAAGTGTCAGATGACCACGTGCCACAG GCCAGAATGTCTGCAGATGCTGGAAAGTCTTTTGGGAGCCCTGAAGACAGAGCACCCCTTGGAACTGGCTCCTTTGAGTTCCTACCATGCTGAGACGTCTTTCTTTCACACGCTGCTGGAATGGAAGCAGGCCCAGGATGGGAACCCCTCCAGCATTGCTCACTGTTTTGAAAGGGTCCGGGCCAATTTCATTCAGCAGGTGGCAAGCGCTCATCTGCCTCATTTTTTCATTCCCAAATGCAACCTGTTTGGCACCAAATTCTTTCCGCCCAATAACTTGAAGTTTCTGCTGGAGTGCTTAAgagagaagcaaaaaaagaagCCGTCAGCCGCTGTGTCCCGAAAGAAGAAGGTCACAGCCCCGCCACTGCTGGCTGCTGCTATGAGCTGGCCTCTAATGATCACTGTGGGTCTGATGGTTCTGGTGTCGATTGGACTCTCCCACTTTAGGTCATAA
- the LOC117868381 gene encoding elongation factor 1-alpha 1-like: MEQQLAVLAVISCLEEQYKAQRVRAQILKETSTMGKEKTHINIVVIGHVDSGKSTTTGHLIYKCGGIDKRTIEKFEKEAAEMGKGSFKYAWVLDKLKAERERGITIDISLWKFETTKYYITIIDAPGHRDFIKNMITGTSQADCAVLIVAAGVGEFEAGISKNGQTREHALLAYTLGVKQLIVGVNKMDSTEPPYSGKRYQEITKEVSTYIKKIGYNPASVAFVPISGWHGDNMLEASANMPWFKGWKITRKDGNAAGTTLMEALDSIIPPSRPTNKPLRLPLQDVYKIGGIGTVPVGRVETGFMKAGMVVTFAPTNITTEVKSVEMHHEALAEALPGDNVGFNVKNVSVKDIRRGNVAGDSKNDPPMEAGSFTSQVIILNHPGKIAAGYSPVLDCHTAHIACKFAELKEKIDRRSGKKLEDHPKALKSGDAAIVQMIPGKPMCVESFSEYPPLGRFAVRDMRQTVAVGVIKGVEKKASAAAKVTKSAVKASKK, translated from the exons ATGGAACAGCAGCTGGCTGTGTTAGCAGTGATCTCATGCTTGGAGGAACAATACAAAGCTCAGCGagttagggcccagatcctcaaag AAACCAGCACCATGGGGAAAGAGAAAACCCACATCAACATCGTGGTGATCGGCCATGTGGACTCCGGGAAATCCACCACCACCGGGCACCTCATCTATAAGTGCGGGGGCATCGACAAGAGAACCATCGAGAAGTTCGAAAAGGAGGCGGCTGAG ATGGGTAAGGGATCCTTCAAATACGCCTGGGTGCTGGATAAGCTGAAGGCCGAGCGGGAGCGTGGAATCACCATTGACATCTCCCTGTGGAAGTTCGAGACCACCAAGTACTACATCACCATCATCGATGCCCCTGGCCACCGAGACTTCATCAAGAACATGATCACCGGCACCTCTCAG GCTGACTGTGCGGTGCTGATTGTGGCGGCCGGTGTGGGAGAGTTTGAAGCTGGCATCTCTAAGAACGGGCAGACCCGGGAGCATGCCCTGCTGGCCTACACGCTGGGGGTGAAGCAGCTCATCGTTGGGGTGAACAAGATGGACTCCACAGAGCCCCCTTACAGTGGCAAGCGCTACCAGGAGATCACCAAGGAAGTGAGCACCTACATCAAGAAGATCGGCTACAACCCAGCGTCTGTGGCTTTCGTGCCCATCTCTGGTTGGCATGGGGACAACATGCTGGAGGCCAGCGCCAAT ATGCCTTGGTTCAAAGGCTGGAAGATCACTAGGAAGGATGGGAATGCTGCAGGCACCACTCTCATGGAAGCTCTCGATTCCATTATCCCTCCTTCCCGCCCAACTAACAAGCCCCTCCGTCTGCCCCTGCAGGATGTCTACAAGATTGGTG GAATCGGAACGGTCCCAGTGGGCCGCGTGGAGACTGGCTTCATGAAGGCCGGCATGGTTGTGACTTTTGCCCCCACCAATATTACCACGGAGGTGAAGTCGGTGGAAATGCACCACGAGGCTCTGGCAGAGGCGCTGCCGGGTGACAACGTTGGGTTCAACGTGAAGAACGTGTCTGTGAAAGACATCCGGCGCGGGAACGTGGCCGGAGACAGCAAGAACGACCCTCCCATGGAGGCCGGCAGCTTCACCTCTcag GTCATCATCCTGAACCACCCGGGCAAGATCGCCGCTGGCTATTCCCCAGTGCTGGATTGCCACACTGCTCACATCGCCTGCAAGTTTGCGGAGCTGAAGGAGAAGATCGACCGCAGGTCTGGCAAGAAGCTGGAGGACCATCCCAAGGCACTGAAGTCTGGGGATGCTGCCATTGTGCAGATGATTCCTGGCAAACCCATGTGTGTGGAGAGCTTCTCGGAGTACCCACCTCTTG GTCGCTTTGCTGTTCGTGACATGAGACAGACGGTGGCTGTGGGTGTGATCAAGGGGGTAGAGAAGAAAGCCAGTGCAGCTGCCAAAGTCACCAAGTCAGCTGTGAAGGCCAGTAAGAAATGA
- the LOC117868379 gene encoding sodium-dependent phosphate transport protein 3-like isoform X1: MACLSRDSLFVPNLNSWHPCRNEFPHPILKNKRRFLLLLHLSCGDAPGRRTRCQLCLQERMQQSAENAEAEACPESDQEDASPLLNQQLSFGKGLCSARYSLALILHFSLFMVYSLRVNLSIAIVAMTNGTNPGSLPNNSTDVCPNRSHAQPNDSHREFAQEAPVYDWSAKTQGVILSAFFYGYLFTQLLGGYWSGMFGGKLVLGYGLLSTSALTLLVPLAASLGAPYLIGLQALLGMAEGVIFPAQYTLWAKWAPPLERSRLMNLAEAGCTFGTFITFPAAGIICQYLGWPYIFFIFGGIGCVWCVFWFLLVYEDPSCHPRISAGEKEYIVSSLANQGSSHGRSLPLLAMMKSLPLWAIAVAYFCNDWLFYTLLTSMPTYMSDVLHFDIRENGLLSALPYVGNWLGTIVSGLLADFLLSKHMFSTATVRKLFSVLGMLLPAISLVAVSYVGCDYTAAVVFLTLSMTVISMCGAGFNINQIDIAPRYAGFLLGVTNTFGTVSGIIAPTAVGFLTSQDLLTGWRNVFFVSAALNLFGLLFYVTFGSGTIQDWAREDTALQ, encoded by the exons AAGTTGTGGAGACGCTCCCGGGAGGAGGACTAGATGTCAGCTTTGCTTACAGGAGAGAATGCAGCAAAGCGCTGAGAACGCCGAGGCAGAGGCCTGCCCAGAGTCAGATCAGGAAGATGCTTCCCCTCTGCTCAACCAACAGTTATCATTTGGGAAAG GCCTCTGCTCAGCTCGCTACAGCCTGGCTCTCATCCTGCACTTCTCCCTCTTCATGGTGTATTCACTCCGGGTCAATCTCAGTATCGCCATCGTAGCCATGACGAACGGCACCAACCCGGGCAGCCTGCCCAATAACTCCACGGACGTGTGTCCCAATCGCTCCCACGCTCAGCCCAATGACTCCCACCGAGAATTCGCCCAAGAA GCCCCCGTGTACGACTGGAGCGCTAAGACCCAGGGCGTCATCCTCAGTGCCTTCTTCTACGGCTACCTCTTCACCCAGCTCCTCGGCGGATACTGGTCGGGAATGTTCGGAGGGAAGCTAGTGTTGGGCTACGGGCTGCTCTCTACCTCGGCTCTCACCCTTCTCGTGCCGCTGGCAGCTAGCCTGGGAGCACCGTACCTCATTGGGCTGCAGGCACTGCTGGGCATGGCAGAG GGAGTGATATTTCCAGCCCAATACACGCTTTGGGCAAAATGGGCTCCCCCCTTGGAACGCAGCAGGCTCATGAACCTCGCTGAAGCTG GATGCACTTTTGGGACCTTCATCACCTTCCCTGCAGCTGGGATCATCTGCCAGTACCTGGGGTGGCCTTACATCTTCTTCATCTTCG GTGGCATTGGCTGCGTTTGGTGTGTGTTCTGGTTCCTTCTCGTTTATGAAGATCCTTCATGTCACCCTCGTATTAGTGCTGGCGAGAAGGAGTACATTGTGTCATCACTGGCTAATCAG GGCAGCTCTCACGGACGCTCCCTTCCACTCCTGGCCATGATGAAATCACTGCCTCTTTGGGCCATCGCAGTCGCCTATTTCTGCAATGACTGGCTGTTCTACACGCTGCTGACGTCAATGCCAACGTACATGAGTGACGTGCTCCACTTTGACATCAGAGAG AATGGGCTTCTCTCTGCACTTCCTTATGTTGGGAACTGGCTGGGTACCATCGTGTCGGGGCTGCTGGCAGACTTCCTCCTGTCCAAGCACATGTTCAGCACAGCAACGGTTCGGAAGCTCTTCTCGGTGCTGG GGATGTTGCTCCCAGCCATCTCCCTGGTGGCCGTGTCCTACGTCGGCTGCGATTACACGGCAGCTGTGGTCTTTCTGACATTGTCCATGACAGTAATCAGCATGTGTGGGGCTGGCTTCAACATTAACCAGATCGACATTGCTCCCAG atACGCTGGGTTTCTGCTGGGAGTCACAAACACCTTCGGAACGGTCTCAGGAATAATTGCTCCCACTGCAGTTGGGTTCCTCACCAGCCAG GACCTCCTGACTGGCTGGAGGAATGTCTTCTTCGTGTCAGCGGCCCTAAATCTCTTTGGCCTGCTGTTCTATGTAACCTTTGGCAGTGGAACTATCCAGGACTGGGCTAGAGAGGATACTGCTCTCCAATGA
- the LOC117868380 gene encoding elongation factor 1-alpha, somatic form-like, with protein MCLAAGRVLLCLPPCDAGLLLRSHTGAARRESLCGNSAPGVCPAGHARAPTGTMGKEKTHINIVVIGHVDSGKSTTTGHLIYKCGGIDKRTIEKFEKEAAEMGKGSFKYAWVLDKLKAERERGITIDISLWKFETTKYYITIIDAPGHRDFIKNMITGTSQADCAVLIVAAGVGEFEAGISKNGQTREHALLAYTLGVKQLIVGVNKMDSTEPPYSGKRYQEITKEVSTYIKKIGYNPASVAFVPISGWHGDNMLEASANMPWFKGWSITRKEGNVSGTTLLEALDSIIPPSRPINKPLRLPLQDVYKIGGIGTVPVGRVETGFMKAGMVVTFAPANVTTEVKSVEMHHEALAEALPGDNVGFNVKNVSVKDIRRGNVAGDSKNDPPMEAGSFTSQVIILNHPGQIATGYSPVLDCHTAHIACKFAELKEKIDRRSGKKLEDNPKALKSGDAAIVQMIPGKPMCVESFSEYPPLGRFAVRDMRQTVAVGVIKAVEKKAGGTAKVTKSAVKASKK; from the exons ATGTGTTTGGCTGCAGGGCGTGTTCTGCTGTGTTTGCCCCCGTGTGACGCTGGCTTGTTACTCCGGAGTCACACCGGAGCGGCTCGGCGTGAATCGCTCTGCGGTAACTCTGCCCCGGGGGTCTGTCCTGCAGGTCACGCTCGCGCTCCCACCGGCACCATGGGCAAGGAGAAAACCCACATCAACATCGTGGTGATCGGCCACGTGGACTCGGGGAAATCCACCACCACCGGGCACCTCATCTACAAGTGCGGGGGCATCGACAAGCGAACCATCGAGAAGTTCGAGAAGGAGGCGGCCGAG ATGGGGAAGGGCTCCTTCAAATACGCCTGGGTGCTGGATAAACTGAAGGCCGAGCGGGAGCGTGGGATCACCATTGACATCTCCCTGTGGAAGTTTGAGACCACCAAGTACTACATCACCATCATCGATGCCCCTGGCCACCGAGACTTCATCAAGAACATGATCACCGGCACCTCGCAG GCTGACTGTGCGGTGCTGATTGTGGCGGCCGGTGTTGGAGAGTTTGAAGCTGGCATCTCTAAGAACGGGCAGACCCGGGAGCATGCCCTGCTGGCCTACACGCTGGGGGTGAAGCAGCTCATCGTTGGGGTGAACAAGATGGACTCCACAGAGCCCCCTTACAGCGGCAAGCGCTACCAGGAGATCACCAAGGAAGTGAGCACCTACATCAAGAAGATCGGCTACAACCCAGCCTCTGTGGCATTCGTGCCCATCTCTGGCTGGCATGGGGACAACATGCTGGAGGCCAGCGCCAAT ATGCCTTGGTTCAAAGGCTGGAGCATTACGAGGAAGGAAGGCAACGTTTCTGGTACAACACTGCTGGAAGCCCTGGATTCCATTATCCCTCCTTCCCGCCCCATCAACAAACCCCTCCGCCTGCCCCTGCAGGATGTCTACAAGATTGGCG GTATTGGAACGGTCCCAGTGGGCCGTGTGGAGACTGGCTTCATGAAGGCCGGCATGGTTGTGACTTTTGCCCCCGCCAACGTCACCACGGAGGTGAAGTCAGTAGAAATGCACCATGAGGCTCTGGCAGAGGCACTGCCGGGTGACAACGTTGGGTTCAACGTGAAGAACGTGTCTGTGAAAGACATCCGGCGTGGGAACGTGGCCGGAGACAGCAAGAACGACCCTCCCATGGAGGCCGGCAGCTTCACCTCTCAG GTCATCATCCTGAACCACCCTGGCCAGATAGCCACTGGCTACTCCCCAGTGCTGGATTGCCACACTGCTCACATCGCCTGCAAGTTTGCGGAGCTGAAGGAGAAGATCGACCGCAGGTCTGGCAAGAAGCTGGAGGACAATCCCAAGGCACTGAAGTCTGGGGATGCTGCCATTGTGCAGATGATTCCTGGCAAACCCATGTGTGTGGAGAGCTTCTCGGAGTACCCACCTCTTG GTCGCTTTGCTGTTCGTGACATGAGGCAGACGGTGGCTGTGGGGGTGATCAAGGCTGTTGAGAAGAAGGCTGGTGGAACTGCCAAGGTCACCAAGTCAGCAGTGAAGGCCAGTAAGAAGTGA